Proteins encoded together in one Papaver somniferum cultivar HN1 unplaced genomic scaffold, ASM357369v1 unplaced-scaffold_117, whole genome shotgun sequence window:
- the LOC113330039 gene encoding putative cysteine-rich receptor-like protein kinase 35 isoform X3 gives MNCSADISSGDCSRCLHEAIAELPDCCSGRRAGKVITPSCILKFDLDPFFQSTTVSSRPSPRVSPPGSTNAEKPNSKGNDSSKIAISIAVPSAILVLAAIAILVFCFWRKKKKAKKFVYVNDEVLTTESLQFNFSTVSTATDNFSEANKLGEGGFGSVYKGTLPDNQEIAVKRLSKNSGQGDQEFKNEVTLVAKLQHRNLVKLVGFSLAGEEKLLIYEYMPNGSLDQILFDSDKCTQLDWERRYRIIGGIAKGLLYLHEESRLKIIHRDLKASNILLDKDMNPKIADFGMARLFVLEQTQDSTKRIVGTHGYMAPEYMMYGEFSVKSDVFSFGVLVLEILCGQRNSSFHKSDVARDLLSYAWRHWNNGSDIEILDPTLKDACNRSEVMICIHVALLCVQENVADRPCMPTVVQMLNNSVSTSHDLPTSPAFMADGTRHITRHPDLNLVGSAEQGSLRNESISEVSTVSVNEISVTELYAR, from the exons ATGAAT TGTAGCGCAGATATATCTTCAGGTGATTGTAGTCGATGTCTTCATGAGGCTATAGCTGAATTACCAGATTGTTGTTCTGGGAGAAGAGCTGGGAAAGTTATTACACCTAGTTGTATTCTTAAATTTGATTTAGATCCTTTCTTTCAATCTACAACAGTTAGTTCACGGCCGTCTCCTCGCGTATCACCGCCAGGGTCCACCAATGCAGAGAAACCAAACT CAAAAGGGAACGACTCATCTAAAATTGCTATCAGTATAGCTGTTCCATCGGCTATTTTGGTACTTGCCGCCATTGCCATCTTGGTTTTTTGTTTctggagaaagaaaaaaaaggcaaagaAGTTCGTTT ATGTCAATGATGAGGTTCTAACTACAGAATCCCTGCAATTCAACTTCAGTACAGTAAGTACTGCAACAGATAATTTCTCTGAAGCTAATAAACTCGGAGAAGGTGGATTTGGCTCTGTTTATAAG GGTACACTTCCAGACAACCAAGAAATAGCTGTGAAGAGGCTATCCAAAAATTCCGGACAAGGTGACCAGGAGTTCAAGAATGAAGTTACATTAGTAGCTAAACTTCAACACAGAAATCTTGTGAAGCTTGTCGGTTTCAGTCTAGCTggtgaagaaaaactactcaTCTATGAATACATGCCAAATGGAAGCCTTGACCAAATCCTATTCG ATTCAGATAAATGTACACAACTGGATTGGGAAAGACGATACAGGATAATTGGTGGCATCGCAAAAGGACTTCTCTATCTTCATGAGGAGTCCCGACTAAAAATCATCCATCGGGATCTCAAAGCTAGCAATATACTGTTAGACAAGGACATGAATCCTAAAATTGCAGATTTTGGCATGGCTAGGCTTTTTGTGCTTGAGCAAACTCAAGATAGTACCAAAAGAATAGTTGGAACGCA CGGCTATATGGCTCCGGAGTATATGATGTATGGTGAATTCTCTGTGAAATCGGACGTTTTCAGTTTTGGTGTTTTAGTTTTAGAGATACTTTGTGGACAGAGGAACAGCAGTTTTCATAAATCAGATGTTGCTCGGGACCTTCTAAGCTAT GCATGGAGACATTGGAATAATGGATCTGATATAGAAATATTAGATCCAACTTTGAAGGATGCATGTAATAGAAGCGAAGTTATGATATGCATCCATGTGGCGTTACTATGTGTTCAAGAAAATGTTGCAGATAGACCCTGTATGCCTACAGTTGTCCAAATGCTTAACAACTCAGTCAGTACCAGTCATGACTTACCTACATCACCTGCATTTATGGCTGATGGTACGAGACACATAACGCGTCATCCGGACTTAAATCTAGTCGGCAGTGCAGAGCAAGGAAGTTTGAGGAACGAGTCAATCAGTGAAGTGTCGACAGTGAGCGTGAATGAAATTTCAGTAACTGAACTATACGCTCGATGA
- the LOC113330039 gene encoding putative receptor-like protein kinase At4g00960 isoform X1 — translation MGCCFNLVLVSIFFIIQYTTAQSIYRFHLCLGANYSSSAGTGNTFQTNLNHLITSLSSSASNNSIVIRNGYYNTTAGQTPDTVYGSFQCRGDVSLDACKTCVQMGAQDMNTNRRCPSYKQAIIWFNECMFRYSNQHYFNIMQDKPTVYFWSLNNVSNPDEFNQVLDDLLKNLITEALSKSNFAIGDKNLTDSTKLYGFLQCSADISSGDCSRCLHEAIAELPDCCSGRRAGKVITPSCILKFDLDPFFQSTTVSSRPSPRVSPPGSTNAEKPNSKGNDSSKIAISIAVPSAILVLAAIAILVFCFWRKKKKAKKFVYVNDEVLTTESLQFNFSTVSTATDNFSEANKLGEGGFGSVYKGTLPDNQEIAVKRLSKNSGQGDQEFKNEVTLVAKLQHRNLVKLVGFSLAGEEKLLIYEYMPNGSLDQILFDSDKCTQLDWERRYRIIGGIAKGLLYLHEESRLKIIHRDLKASNILLDKDMNPKIADFGMARLFVLEQTQDSTKRIVGTHGYMAPEYMMYGEFSVKSDVFSFGVLVLEILCGQRNSSFHKSDVARDLLSYAWRHWNNGSDIEILDPTLKDACNRSEVMICIHVALLCVQENVADRPCMPTVVQMLNNSVSTSHDLPTSPAFMADGTRHITRHPDLNLVGSAEQGSLRNESISEVSTVSVNEISVTELYAR, via the exons atggGTTGTTGTTTTAATCTAGTACTAGTATCGATCTTCTTCATTATACAGTACACAACTGCACAATCAATATATCGTTTTCACCTTTGTTTAGGAGCTAATTACAGTAGTTCTGCTGGCACTGGTAATACATTTCAAACTAATCTCAATCATCTAATTACTTCACTATCATCCTCTGCCAGCAACAATTCAATTGTCATAAGAAATGGATATTATAATACCACCGCTGGTCAAACTCCGGATACTGTTTATGGTTCATTTCAGTGTAGAGGTGATGTTTCATTAGATGCTTGTAAAACTTGTGTTCAGATGGGTGCTCAGGATATGAACACAAATCGGAGATGTCCGAGTTATAAACAAGCAATCATTTGGTTTAATGAATGTATGTTTAGGTATTCGAATCAACACTACTTTAATATTATGCAAGACAAACCTACAGTTTATTTTTGGAGTCTGAATAATGTTTCTAATCCAGATGAGTTTAACCAAGTCTTGGATGATTTATTGAAGAATTTAATAACTGAAGCTTTGTCTAAGAGTAATTTTGCTATTGGAGATAAAAATCTTACAGATTCTACCAAATTATATGGATTTCTACAGTGTAGCGCAGATATATCTTCAGGTGATTGTAGTCGATGTCTTCATGAGGCTATAGCTGAATTACCAGATTGTTGTTCTGGGAGAAGAGCTGGGAAAGTTATTACACCTAGTTGTATTCTTAAATTTGATTTAGATCCTTTCTTTCAATCTACAACAGTTAGTTCACGGCCGTCTCCTCGCGTATCACCGCCAGGGTCCACCAATGCAGAGAAACCAAACT CAAAAGGGAACGACTCATCTAAAATTGCTATCAGTATAGCTGTTCCATCGGCTATTTTGGTACTTGCCGCCATTGCCATCTTGGTTTTTTGTTTctggagaaagaaaaaaaaggcaaagaAGTTCGTTT ATGTCAATGATGAGGTTCTAACTACAGAATCCCTGCAATTCAACTTCAGTACAGTAAGTACTGCAACAGATAATTTCTCTGAAGCTAATAAACTCGGAGAAGGTGGATTTGGCTCTGTTTATAAG GGTACACTTCCAGACAACCAAGAAATAGCTGTGAAGAGGCTATCCAAAAATTCCGGACAAGGTGACCAGGAGTTCAAGAATGAAGTTACATTAGTAGCTAAACTTCAACACAGAAATCTTGTGAAGCTTGTCGGTTTCAGTCTAGCTggtgaagaaaaactactcaTCTATGAATACATGCCAAATGGAAGCCTTGACCAAATCCTATTCG ATTCAGATAAATGTACACAACTGGATTGGGAAAGACGATACAGGATAATTGGTGGCATCGCAAAAGGACTTCTCTATCTTCATGAGGAGTCCCGACTAAAAATCATCCATCGGGATCTCAAAGCTAGCAATATACTGTTAGACAAGGACATGAATCCTAAAATTGCAGATTTTGGCATGGCTAGGCTTTTTGTGCTTGAGCAAACTCAAGATAGTACCAAAAGAATAGTTGGAACGCA CGGCTATATGGCTCCGGAGTATATGATGTATGGTGAATTCTCTGTGAAATCGGACGTTTTCAGTTTTGGTGTTTTAGTTTTAGAGATACTTTGTGGACAGAGGAACAGCAGTTTTCATAAATCAGATGTTGCTCGGGACCTTCTAAGCTAT GCATGGAGACATTGGAATAATGGATCTGATATAGAAATATTAGATCCAACTTTGAAGGATGCATGTAATAGAAGCGAAGTTATGATATGCATCCATGTGGCGTTACTATGTGTTCAAGAAAATGTTGCAGATAGACCCTGTATGCCTACAGTTGTCCAAATGCTTAACAACTCAGTCAGTACCAGTCATGACTTACCTACATCACCTGCATTTATGGCTGATGGTACGAGACACATAACGCGTCATCCGGACTTAAATCTAGTCGGCAGTGCAGAGCAAGGAAGTTTGAGGAACGAGTCAATCAGTGAAGTGTCGACAGTGAGCGTGAATGAAATTTCAGTAACTGAACTATACGCTCGATGA
- the LOC113330131 gene encoding ent-kaurene oxidase, chloroplastic-like: MSSRKIYCCREISAAVPGLPLIGNLLQLKDKIFHQTFANWEEIYGPIYSIKIGASTIVVLNNTDVVQEAIVTKFSSISKRKLTHAMKILGTDILIASDSNEYHKMARRLVVTHMLGAGAQRRHRAHRDIMMDNIVRCLQAHAKENPLKPVNFRKILQTEIFGLILKQALGKDVGSSKYIEGLGETLSRDEILKVLVLEPLSGGIEMDWRDFFPYMRWVPNKNFEKHIGRMETRRLEVMKTLIEEQQKRISSGEGINCYLDWLMSEGKTLTKTQVSILIWETIFVGTDSSVQTAEWAMYELAKNPKYQDQLHHEIQKVCGNGKYTEEQYSGVTYLGAVFHETLRKYPPSLIALPLKYVHEDTQLGGYDIPAGTEIAINIYGCNMDKNQWDSPKEWKPERFQDSKHDPKDLYKTMSFGGGKRVCPGALQGLLITSTAIARCIQEFKWSLELAESEEEDINTTTLTTQIPNPFLATPRNC; encoded by the exons ATGTCCTCCAG aaaaatatattgttGTCGTGAAATATCTGCAGCGGTTCCAGGGTTGCCATTGATAGGAAATCTACTGCAGCTAAAAGATAAGATATTTCATCAGACTTTTGCAAACTGGGAAGAAATCTATGGACCCATTTACTCCATTAAAATAGGAGCTTCTACTATTGTTGTCCTCAATAACACCGATGTTGTCCAAGAG GCAATAGTAACTAAATTCTCATCCATTTCAAAGAGGAAGCTTACTCACGCGATGAAAATACTTGGAACTGATATTCTCATAGCAAGTGATTCTAATGAATATCATAAGATGGCAAGACGACTTGTAGTCACTCACATGCTGGGAGCTGGTGCTCAGAGGCGACATCGTGCACACAGAGACATCATGAtggataacatagtgcgttgctTACAAGCCCATGCCAAGGAAAATCCTCTCAAACCAGTAAACTTCAGGAAGATACTCCAAACTGAAATCTTTGGTCTAATTTTGAAACAA GCATTAGGAAAAGATGTAGGATCTTCAAAATATATTGAAGGTCTTGGTGAAACTTTGTCAAGAGATGAGATCTTAAAGGTTTTAGTGTTGGAGCCACTATCGGGAGGAATTGAAATGGACTGGAGAGACTTTTTCCCGTATATGAGATGGGTTCCTAATAAAAACTTTGAGAAACACATTGGACGGATGGAGACACGCAGGCTAGAAGTGATGAAAACTCTTATTGAGGAGCAACAGAAACGGATTTCATCGGGAGAG GGAATAAATTGTTACCTGGATTGGTTGATGTCGGAAGGGAAAACTCTTACAAAGACACAAGTGAGCATCTTGATTTGGGAGACCATTTTTGTGGGTACCGATTCAAGTGTACAAACCGCAGAATGGGCCATGTATGAACTTGCAAAAAACCCAAAATATCAG GATCAATTACACCATGAAATACAAAAGGTATGCGGAAACGGCAAATATACAGAGGAGCAGTATTCAGGGGTTACGTACTTAGGCGCCGTTTTTCATGAAACATTGAGAAAGTATCCCCCTTCACTAATAGCCCTTCCACTTAAATATGTACATGAAGATACTCAACTAGGAGGGTATGACATTCCTGCTGGAACAGAG ATTGCCATCAACATCTATGGTTGCAATATGGACAAGAACCAATGGGATTCACCCAAAGAATGGAAACCCGAGAGATTTCAAGATAGTAAGCATGATCCCAAGGATCTTTACAAGACTATGTCATTTGGAGGAGGAAAGAGGGTCTGTCCAGGAGCTTTGCAAGGACTTCTGATTACTAGCACTGCTATTGCCAGGTGTATTCAAGAGTTCAAGTGGAGTTTGGAACTAGCCGAATCGGAGGAAGAAGATATAAATACTACTACCCTCACAACTCAAATCCCCAATCCTTTTCTAGCAACTCCAAGAAATTGTTGA
- the LOC113330039 gene encoding putative receptor-like protein kinase At4g00960 isoform X2 encodes MQEIPVKRLTKNSGQGDQASSRTKKESARVQWLWMLFQCSADISSGDCSRCLHEAIAELPDCCSGRRAGKVITPSCILKFDLDPFFQSTTVSSRPSPRVSPPGSTNAEKPNSKGNDSSKIAISIAVPSAILVLAAIAILVFCFWRKKKKAKKFVYVNDEVLTTESLQFNFSTVSTATDNFSEANKLGEGGFGSVYKGTLPDNQEIAVKRLSKNSGQGDQEFKNEVTLVAKLQHRNLVKLVGFSLAGEEKLLIYEYMPNGSLDQILFDSDKCTQLDWERRYRIIGGIAKGLLYLHEESRLKIIHRDLKASNILLDKDMNPKIADFGMARLFVLEQTQDSTKRIVGTHGYMAPEYMMYGEFSVKSDVFSFGVLVLEILCGQRNSSFHKSDVARDLLSYAWRHWNNGSDIEILDPTLKDACNRSEVMICIHVALLCVQENVADRPCMPTVVQMLNNSVSTSHDLPTSPAFMADGTRHITRHPDLNLVGSAEQGSLRNESISEVSTVSVNEISVTELYAR; translated from the exons ATGCAAGAAATACCCGTGAAGAGGCTAACGAAAAATTCAGGACAAGGTGACCAAGCCAGTTCAAGAACGAA GAAGGAATCTGCACGTGTCCAATGGTTATGGATGCTGTTTCAG TGTAGCGCAGATATATCTTCAGGTGATTGTAGTCGATGTCTTCATGAGGCTATAGCTGAATTACCAGATTGTTGTTCTGGGAGAAGAGCTGGGAAAGTTATTACACCTAGTTGTATTCTTAAATTTGATTTAGATCCTTTCTTTCAATCTACAACAGTTAGTTCACGGCCGTCTCCTCGCGTATCACCGCCAGGGTCCACCAATGCAGAGAAACCAAACT CAAAAGGGAACGACTCATCTAAAATTGCTATCAGTATAGCTGTTCCATCGGCTATTTTGGTACTTGCCGCCATTGCCATCTTGGTTTTTTGTTTctggagaaagaaaaaaaaggcaaagaAGTTCGTTT ATGTCAATGATGAGGTTCTAACTACAGAATCCCTGCAATTCAACTTCAGTACAGTAAGTACTGCAACAGATAATTTCTCTGAAGCTAATAAACTCGGAGAAGGTGGATTTGGCTCTGTTTATAAG GGTACACTTCCAGACAACCAAGAAATAGCTGTGAAGAGGCTATCCAAAAATTCCGGACAAGGTGACCAGGAGTTCAAGAATGAAGTTACATTAGTAGCTAAACTTCAACACAGAAATCTTGTGAAGCTTGTCGGTTTCAGTCTAGCTggtgaagaaaaactactcaTCTATGAATACATGCCAAATGGAAGCCTTGACCAAATCCTATTCG ATTCAGATAAATGTACACAACTGGATTGGGAAAGACGATACAGGATAATTGGTGGCATCGCAAAAGGACTTCTCTATCTTCATGAGGAGTCCCGACTAAAAATCATCCATCGGGATCTCAAAGCTAGCAATATACTGTTAGACAAGGACATGAATCCTAAAATTGCAGATTTTGGCATGGCTAGGCTTTTTGTGCTTGAGCAAACTCAAGATAGTACCAAAAGAATAGTTGGAACGCA CGGCTATATGGCTCCGGAGTATATGATGTATGGTGAATTCTCTGTGAAATCGGACGTTTTCAGTTTTGGTGTTTTAGTTTTAGAGATACTTTGTGGACAGAGGAACAGCAGTTTTCATAAATCAGATGTTGCTCGGGACCTTCTAAGCTAT GCATGGAGACATTGGAATAATGGATCTGATATAGAAATATTAGATCCAACTTTGAAGGATGCATGTAATAGAAGCGAAGTTATGATATGCATCCATGTGGCGTTACTATGTGTTCAAGAAAATGTTGCAGATAGACCCTGTATGCCTACAGTTGTCCAAATGCTTAACAACTCAGTCAGTACCAGTCATGACTTACCTACATCACCTGCATTTATGGCTGATGGTACGAGACACATAACGCGTCATCCGGACTTAAATCTAGTCGGCAGTGCAGAGCAAGGAAGTTTGAGGAACGAGTCAATCAGTGAAGTGTCGACAGTGAGCGTGAATGAAATTTCAGTAACTGAACTATACGCTCGATGA
- the LOC113329535 gene encoding uncharacterized protein LOC113329535 yields the protein MEIDQTVWVYTGNTMEIDQSVRVHTTNTMEVDQSVGVLAEFVMPTEDIYPDSAPTQGSELKGAVEAVGEVTVCCATKGDKFLGAGQLYEKGKICKEVVLDEKYEDVGGFSVLKTQASLYKEIWLNYGHIASNQVLSDFYYYSQVVLVSEIMTCIRDMNRYHLDQVSSKVIDSWEMKVEVAEKLGFNISWLRERLEDIKKTIAEEKELQDTLREQDETKAQVIEAEQELVLAKEQLLALETKISPLLIERQNLIEKCSGGLLLLDCGTNLSLVTDTVEMDPITMEEPVDNINSMMVPYTGIA from the coding sequence ATGGAAATCGACCAGACTGTATGGGTGTACACAGGTAACACAATGGAAATTGACCAGAGTGTAAGGGTGCACACAACTAACACAATGGAAGTAGACCAGAGTGTAGGGGTGCTTGCTGAATTTGTGATGCCTACTGAAGATATCTACCCAGATTCGGCGCCAACTCAAGGAAGTGAACTTAAAGGGGCAGTGGAAGCTGTAGGCGAGGTCACAGTATGTTGTGCAACAAAAGGAGATAAGTTTCTAGGTGCTGGCCAACTATATGAAAAAGGTAAGATCTGCAAAGAAGTTGTTCTGGATGAGAAATATGAAGATGTTGGAGGCTTCAGTGTATTGAAGACACAAGCGTCCTTGTATAAAGAGATCTGGTTGAATTATGGGCACATTGCTTCGAACCAAGTTCTGTCAGATTTCTATTATTATTCCCAAGTAGTCCTTGTCTCTGAAATAATGACTTGTATTCGGGATATGAATCGCTACCATCTCGACCAGGTTTCTTCTAAGGTGATCGACTCTTGGGAGATGAAGGTAGAAGTTGCAGAGAAACTTGGATTTAACATCAGCTGGCTTCGTGAACGCTTGGAAGATATTAAGAAAACTATTGCTGAGGAGAAGGAGCTTCAAGACACATTGAGGGAACAGGATGAGACAAAGGCACAAGTTATCGAGGCTGAGCAGGAGTTGGTCTTGGCAAAAGAGCAACTTTTGGCTTTGGAAACAAAGATTTCTCCCCTACTCATAGAGAGACAAAATTTGATAGAAAAATGCAGCGGTGGTTTGTTGCTTTTAGATTGCGGGACGAACTTGTCTCTTGTCACGGATACAGTGGAGATGGATCCGATTACGATGGAGGAGCCTGTTGATAACATCAACTCAATGATGGTGCCTTATACAGGAATTGCATGA